From a region of the Triticum aestivum cultivar Chinese Spring chromosome 7D, IWGSC CS RefSeq v2.1, whole genome shotgun sequence genome:
- the LOC123165148 gene encoding 50S ribosomal protein 6, chloroplastic, producing MSLVTAFLAGSAAPAVAPRSARPSAGFFGVGGGCALSVECSSRPQKKGTKHHMKTRPKKTQRWDIKRRPIQYEPLPALPDDWTLVAAGEKEDEALQDEETTPAAAVEFEVVAAPAAAD from the coding sequence ATGTCGCTCGTCACAGCTTTTCTGGCGGGCTCGGCGGCGCCGGCGGTCGCGCCACGGTCCGCTCGCCCGTCGGCGGGCTTCTTTGGGGTCGGCGGAGGGTGCGCGCTGTCAGTGGAGTGCTCGTCGCGGCCGCAGAAGAAAGGGACCAAGCACCATATGAAGACGCGGCCCAAGAAAACGCAGCGGTGGGACATCAAGCGCCGCCCCATTCAGTACGAGCCGCTGCCGGCGCTTCCCGATGACTGGACGCTCGTCGCCGCCGGTGAGAAGGAAGATGAGGCGCTGCAGGATGAGGAGACCACGCCCGCTGCCGCCGTTGAGTTCGAGGTGGTCGCCGCCCCTGCCGCCGCAGACTGA